A portion of the Bradysia coprophila strain Holo2 unplaced genomic scaffold, BU_Bcop_v1 contig_297, whole genome shotgun sequence genome contains these proteins:
- the LOC119078856 gene encoding P protein-like — protein MKSLKGVFDPSRKKYRNTAGRASIVSTISRLSIGDITEESLSEWKNLPREIRHDPSLDLFKRKNELARSGAGERNWADRQDSITEEVERKTDIENNGVTDQVNQESNGHVTLKKEEHKTNKYLTWIKLSLLVVCWIAFTFFLMRKDEKHLEGRKLGVAAGETRAFALHHIPTNARIQLLFEGAFLSEYEDETATNHLYFYLTLDSHNGSSRPISDVLHIPIAEESDLDSAEELERDSTIHFGDADWQSISQHEETLYVNLYTNLTKTFSMNMIYDPSPLDESLGVILGAVVLVGLYVLIVFELVHRTLAAVIGSTIAIALLAAMDERPTLEHIISWIDIETLLLLFGMMVLVAILSQTGVFDYLAVYAFKITKGKVWPLIICLCVFTGLLSAVLDNVTTILLMAPVTIRLCEVMELNPVPVLIFTVIFSNIGGTMTPVGDPPNVIIASNSYISSNGINFANFTLHMMICSAVVMVVTVFWLRFMYRDPASLRFSEPRAIRELKHEIMIWERAVDSLGSISNSQDVLRKSLEKKVKKLNRMLEEQLHTSEVSKEVYQSTLQELEEKYPIKNKVLLIKSCFVLVFVILFFFLHSAPTIQKLSLGWTALLGAVLLLILYNREDIEVILGHVEWATLVFFAALFVLMEALTELGLIDWIGKQTENIILAVEEEYQLAIAILLILWVSAVIGAFVDNIPLTAMMLKIVISLNENQNLNLPLQPLVWSLALGACLGGNGTLIGASANVVAAGLATAHGYKFTFNQFFKIGFPVMILSIIVCTAYLMICHVLFSWH, from the exons ATGAAGTCTCTAAAAGGTGTTTTTGATCCGTCACGGAAGAAATATCGAAATACTGCAGGTCGCGCTTCAATTGTGTCTACTATATCAAGACTGTCCATTGGTGATATTACCGAGGAGTCACTATcagaatggaaaaatttgccCAGGGAAATTCGTCACGATCCAAGTTTAGACTTATTCAAGCGAAAAAATGAATTGGCAAGGTCTGGAGCAG GTGAAAGGAATTGGGCAGATCGGCAGGACTCAATTACAGAGGAGGTTGAAAGGAAAACTGACATTGAAAATAATGGCGTGACAGATCAAGTCAATCAAGA GTCGAATGGTCATGTTACACTGAAAAAGGAAGAACATAAA acaaacaaatatttaacgTGGATTAAGTTGTCCCTGTTGGTTGTTTGTTGGATAGCCTTCACATTCTTTTTGATGAGAAAGGATGAGAAACATCTGGAAGGTCGAAAACTGGGTGTAGCGGCAGGAGAAACTCGTG CATTCGCCTTGCACCACATACCGACTAATGCTCGAATTCAGCTTCTGTTTGAAGGAGCCTTCCTCAGCGAATATGAAGACGAAACAGCTACCAATCATTTGTACTTTTATCTCACACTTGATTCTCACAACGGAAGTAGCCGTCCTATATCCGATGTGCTGCACATTCCAATAGCAGAAGAATCAGATTTAGACTCTGCTGAAGAATTGGAAAGAGATTCCACTATACACTTCGGAGATGCAGACTGGCAGAGTATAAGTCAGCATGAGGAGACACTTTATGTGAACCTTTAcacaaatttaacgaaaacgtTTTCAATGAACATGATATACGATCCGTCACCATTGGATGAAAGTTTGGGTGTCATATTGGGTGCTGTGGTTTTAGTTGGATTGTACGTTTTGATTGTATTTGAATTAGTCCATCGCACTTTAGCAGCTGTAATTGGTTCAACGATTGCAATCG CCCTTCTTGCCGCTATGGATGAAAGGCCCACATTGGAACACATAATATCGTGGATTGATATAGAGACGTTGCTGTTGCTTTTCGGTATGATGGTTCTTGTAGCTATCTTATCGCAGACTGGAGTGTTTGATTATCTGGCCGTTTATGCATTTAAG ATAACGAAAGGAAAAGTGTGGCCACTTATTATTTGCCTGTGCGTGTTCACTGGATTATTGTCGGCAGTTTTAGACAATGTGACGACTATTTTGCTGATGGCACCGGTAACGATTCGATTGTGCGAAGTAATGGAATTGAATCCGGTTCCAGTTCTTATTTTTACCgtaattttctcaaatattgGCGGCACCATGACGCCGGTGGGAG ATCCACCAAATGTTATCATTGCCAGTAACAGTTACATATCGAGCAATGGCattaattttgcaaatttcacCCTTCACATGATGATTTGCTCTGCGGTCGTAATGGTTGTAACTGTCTTTTGGCTTCGGTTCATGTACCGTGATCCAGCATCGCTGAGGTTCAGCGAACCACGGGCTATTCGAGAATTAAAACATGAAATCATGATCTGGGAAAGAGCTGTAGATTCACTGGGAAGCATCTCCAATTCTCAAGATGTTTTACGCAAATCTCTCGAAAAGAAAGTTAAAAAGCTTAATCGGATGCTTGAGGAACAATTACACACGTCGGAAGTGTCTAAAGAGGTTTACCAATCAACATTACAAGAATTGGAGGAAAAATATCCGATTAAGAACAAAGTTCTCCTGATCAAATCATGCTTCGTGTTAGTCTTTGTCATCCTGTTTTTCTTCCTTCATTCCGCGCCAACCATTCAGAAATTGTCACTCGGCTGGACTGCACTTCTGGGAGCCGTTTTGCTGCTTATCCTATACAATCGCGAAGATATTGAAGTTATTCTTGGCCATGTGGAATGGGCGACATTGGTGTTTTTCGCCGCACTGTTCGTTCTCATGGAAGCGTTAACGGAGCTCGGTTTGATCGACTGGATTGGAAAGCAAACCGAAAATATTATCTTAGCGGTTGAAGAAGAATATCAACTTGCAATTGCAATTTTACTGATTCTATGGGTGTCGGCGGTCATTGGTGCATTTGTCGACAACATTCCTCTAACCGCGATGatgttgaaaattgttatttcattgaatgaaaatcaaaatcttaaCTTGCCATTGCAGCCACTGGTTTGGTCGCTGGCACTCGGTGCATGTCTTGGCg GTAATGGTACATTGATTGGTGCCTCGGCAAACGTTGTTGCAGCTGGTCTTGCAACAGCTCACGGTTACAAGTTTACATTCAACCAGTTCTTTAA AATCGGTTTTCCAGTTATGATACTCAGCATCATAGTTTGTACGGCATACTTGATGATTTGCCATGTATTGTTCTCGTGGCATTAA